One Paraburkholderia phymatum STM815 genomic window, GAAGCGGCGCAGCGCGAAATAAACGAGGAGATTGGTCTCTCGCCGCATGCAATGGTCCCCGCGGGCGAGGTCACCGGCATGTGTGACGGGCGACGAGACCGGGTGCACTTCTTTGAGCTGCACCTCGATAGCTTGCCCGACCTGCGGCTCGATAACCGTGAGATCGTCGCCGCGCGTCTGGTGTCGCCGGAAGAATTGCAGAGCATCCCGCTGACAGCGCCCGTCGCTGTGTTCCTTCGCGGAGATCGCGGTGGACTGCATAAAGAGCCGGTGGAGAGGGGACAGTCGTCGGGCTGAGATGAAAGTATAGGGCTGACGGAAATGCGTGCGTTCAACGGATGAGATCGCTCTCGGCAACTGAGTCTGCGCTTTCCGCCGAAGCCGCCGCACGCAGTTCGCCAAACGTCGGGCCCATAGGCCGCACGCGCATATCCGTCGCTAGCCGCTGCCACGGTAAATCGGAGGGATCGGCGGCCATCGGGCCGGGTGCTTTCGCCACGAGGATCGCGTGCGCAACCGGCTGGAAGTCCGCGCGAAAATGCACCGAACTCTTGACCACGAGTATCCTCATCGCCTCGGGCTGGATGCCGGCGACGCGGAAGAAGTTGCGCTCGAAAATCTGCATCTTGATGGTGCTGACGACGATCCGCACGCCGCCGATACGCAGACATGCAACCGGCCCGAGATCGCCCCGCATGCCGTGCATCATCGGGCCGTCAAAGCGAAAGCGTCCGTCCGACAGATGCTCGACTTCGAACACCCCGTGCAGCGGCTCGTCGCCCGGTACGCCCGAACGCCCTGCCAGCGCCAGTTCGATATGCGCACCGACACCCGCACGATGCGCCGCCCCCGCCGCGTCGGCGTCCCATATCACACCGACGGCGGCACGCTCGACATGATGTTTCAACAGCGCGCGCACCATGCCCGTCGTGTTCGAATCGCCGCCCACGCCCGGGTTGTCCTGCGTATCGGCCACGATGACGGGCTTGTCTGCGTGCAGCGCAAGACGCGAGGCTTCGGACACGGCTTCGTCGGGCAGCAGAAACCGCACTTCCCATTTCGATTCGTCGGCGAGCATGCGCTCGTATAGCGTATCGATTGCGCGTGCGAGTACGTCTTCGTCGTAGCCGTAGGCCCACAGCACGGGCCCGCACTCGGGAAAGTCGGCGGCGGGAAATCCCGGCGCAAACGACAGCGACGCAACGGGTCCGCCTTCGAGTTCGGCCAGCATGCCGTACATCCCGCGTGCCGGCTCGACGAGCGTGCACATCGCATTCACCGGAATCAGAAACGGAATGCGCCGCGCCACGCGTTTCAGCGGCCGCCCGTCACGCATCAACGTATCGAGCAGCGCTGCCGCGCGCTCGCCTGTTTCGGCCATATCGACATGCGGATAGGTCCGGTATGCAACGATTGCGTCCGCGAGTTTCAGCATTCGGTCTGTCACGTTCGCGTGCAGATCGAGCGACACGACGAGCGGCACCGCAGCGCCGACGATGGCACGCACGCGCTCCAGCAACTCGCCTTCGCCGTCGTCGATATGTTCGGCGACCATCGCACCGTGCAGGTCGAGATAGATCGCGTCGAAGCCGCCCCCGCGCACGGCATCGACGATCTCGCCCGCGATGCGTTCGTATGCGTCTTCTGTCACATGTGCGGACGCGCTCGCGCCGGCCCAGATCACGGGAATCAGTTTGTGGCCGGCTCTTTGCGCGGCGTCGATGAAGCCGCCGATCGGCACGTTCACGTCGCGCAACGCGAGCATGTCGGCGCCGCGCGACAAAGGCGGAAAGCCCTCGCCCTGAACGAAGCTACGGTACGACGCCTTGGTCGGCGCAAAGGTGTTGGTCTCGTGTTGAAAACCGGCAATCAGGATCTTCATGGTGCGTTGTGTCCTCGTACTCGTTGCGCTTGAGTCGATTGAGATTCGAACGCGATTCGGATGACGTCAGTTCGATTCGGGGCTCAGCGCCAGCTCGGCCGCGTCGCGAGCGGGCCTGCGGCTCTGGCGGCTGGCGAGAATCAGCAGGCCCGCGATCACCGGCATGCACGCCATCACGATCAGCGCGAGATGCGAATTGCCCGTCGCGGTACGCGCCCAGCCGATCGCAGCCGGACCCCAGAAACCGCCCGACAGCCCGATCGTGTTGATGAGCGCGATCCCGCCCGCCGCGGCCGGGCCTTTGATGTATTCGCCCGGCATTGCCCAGAACACCGTGTACGCCATCCACATCGCCGCCGTGGCGGCCGTCAGCAATGCGAGCGTCGCGAACAGATTGCCTTGCGTGAAGATCGACGCGACCAGCAGCAGCGCGCCCGTCAGCGCGGGTACCGCGCAATGCAGA contains:
- a CDS encoding M81 family metallopeptidase encodes the protein MKILIAGFQHETNTFAPTKASYRSFVQGEGFPPLSRGADMLALRDVNVPIGGFIDAAQRAGHKLIPVIWAGASASAHVTEDAYERIAGEIVDAVRGGGFDAIYLDLHGAMVAEHIDDGEGELLERVRAIVGAAVPLVVSLDLHANVTDRMLKLADAIVAYRTYPHVDMAETGERAAALLDTLMRDGRPLKRVARRIPFLIPVNAMCTLVEPARGMYGMLAELEGGPVASLSFAPGFPAADFPECGPVLWAYGYDEDVLARAIDTLYERMLADESKWEVRFLLPDEAVSEASRLALHADKPVIVADTQDNPGVGGDSNTTGMVRALLKHHVERAAVGVIWDADAAGAAHRAGVGAHIELALAGRSGVPGDEPLHGVFEVEHLSDGRFRFDGPMMHGMRGDLGPVACLRIGGVRIVVSTIKMQIFERNFFRVAGIQPEAMRILVVKSSVHFRADFQPVAHAILVAKAPGPMAADPSDLPWQRLATDMRVRPMGPTFGELRAAASAESADSVAESDLIR
- a CDS encoding NUDIX domain-containing protein, with translation MPSAERSRAALFVDFVWHVALRLGFQLARVWWHIRRPHHEGALVTIYVGRALLLVKTSYRVEWGLPGGSIHPGETPEEAAQREINEEIGLSPHAMVPAGEVTGMCDGRRDRVHFFELHLDSLPDLRLDNREIVAARLVSPEELQSIPLTAPVAVFLRGDRGGLHKEPVERGQSSG